The following coding sequences are from one Nicotiana tabacum cultivar K326 chromosome 1, ASM71507v2, whole genome shotgun sequence window:
- the LOC142164329 gene encoding uncharacterized protein LOC142164329: MVCRSKAGDDSGTLNRQRSGCKPLRSGLESSEIRSPFEVLYARPPALAHLKAFGWLCYVVNLPKGDKFIARAKAAVFLGYSVTQRGTVHDMERLQDHKAVDYELYEEEHSDGTHVGSESVDIVTDRYPEPEAACGHFTSILEGIPGNCHILEGIPESNTSQGQEDTNDVHDHTEDDVSDYTEQTLRKSIRIAKSPLWLQNYVTRKRENGATLHTLADCISYDHVSERYKSYLAQQSVLTEPQGFKEACQYEKWIDTMKIHINALEDNNTREVVDLSKGKKVIGSKWIYKIKYKANGDVERYKARLVKKEYNQKEGLDYHEIFH, encoded by the exons atggtatgccggagcaaggccggcgaTGATTCTGGAACCTTGAATCGGCAAaggtctgggtgcaaacctttgaggtcaggccttgaatcttcagagaTCAG GAGTCCTTTTGAAGTTCTATATGCAAGACCACCTGCTCTTGCACATCTGAAGGCATTTGGCTGGTTGTGTTATGTTGTGAACCTACCTAAAGGAGACAAGTTTATAGCTAGAGCCAAGGCTGCAGTGTTCTTGGGGTATTCAGTTACTCAAAGGGGTACAG TTCATGATATGGAGAGACTACAAGATCATAAAGCAGTGGACTATGAATTATACGAGGAAGAACACTCTGATGGCACTCATGTAGGATCTGAGAGTGTTGATATTGTTACTGATAGATAT CCTGAACCTGAAGCTGCATGTGGGCATTTTACTTCAATACTTGAAGGCATTCCTGGAAACTGTCATATACTTGAAGGCATTCCTGAATCAAATACAAGTCAAGGTCAAGAAGATACTAATGATGTTCATGACCATACAGAGGATGATGTCTCTGATTATACAGAACAAACCTTGAGAAAATCTATAAGAATTGCTAAATCACCACTATGGCTTCAAAATTATGTAACTAGAAAGAGGGAAAATGGGGCAACACTGCATACTTTAGCAGACTGTATTTCTTATGACCATGTATCAGAGAGGTACAAGAGCTACTTGGCTCAGCAATCAGTTCTCACAGAGCCTCAAGGCTTCAAGGAAGCATGCCAATATGAGAAATGGATTGATACAATGAAAATACATATCAATGCTCTGGAGGATAATAATACACGGGAGGTAGTAGACCTGTCAAAAGGCAAGAAAGTAATTGGATCTAAGTGGATTTATAAAATAAAGTACAAGGCAAATGGAGATGTGGAAAGGTACAAGGCTAGATTGGTTAAAAAAGAGTATAACCAAAAGGAAGGATTGGATTACCATGAGATATTTCACTAG